Proteins encoded by one window of Candidatus Nitrosocosmicus hydrocola:
- a CDS encoding EF-Tu/IF-2/RF-3 family GTPase, translating to MNSYNFVLLGDTSIAGELGKKGTSSDITIYDRKTDDKIISYCFPNTYPEKLQPLLQSVAMSDYAIINISKLDTFLGEQLVAVDIFGIKNGFILYSYEIDAEKVRNIIKNTGLSSFVILDSLDQLKNGITKLGQDFNNRVETKIEIDDDDDNKGVCVSIDHAFDVKGVGTVVLGSVRQGEIKPYDELILSPANKPIMIKSIQMHDDPVNISKKPSRVGLAVKGVSAKDISRGDIITSSGLAKIANNEFQIKFIKNQFFKGDLSETQNYMICVGLQIRTVKIKQIADTNLNITFEKPLAYIKNEKCVLFRPDSKGMRIMGYGIME from the coding sequence TTGAACAGCTATAATTTTGTTTTGTTGGGGGATACCTCAATTGCAGGAGAGTTAGGAAAGAAGGGGACATCAAGCGATATTACAATATACGATCGAAAAACAGATGATAAGATTATTTCTTATTGTTTCCCTAATACGTACCCTGAAAAACTTCAACCATTATTACAATCCGTTGCAATGTCTGATTATGCTATTATTAATATTTCAAAACTCGATACTTTTCTGGGTGAACAGCTTGTTGCCGTTGACATTTTTGGGATAAAAAATGGTTTTATTTTGTATAGTTATGAAATTGACGCCGAAAAGGTAAGAAATATAATAAAAAATACTGGATTGTCGTCATTTGTTATTTTGGATAGTTTAGACCAGTTAAAAAATGGGATTACTAAACTGGGTCAAGATTTCAACAATAGAGTTGAAACTAAGATTGAGATTGATGATGATGATGATAATAAAGGAGTTTGTGTTTCTATAGATCACGCCTTTGATGTCAAAGGGGTAGGAACGGTGGTGCTGGGTTCAGTAAGACAAGGGGAGATCAAGCCCTATGATGAACTAATACTGAGTCCTGCTAACAAACCGATAATGATTAAATCCATTCAAATGCACGATGATCCTGTAAATATTTCAAAGAAACCCTCGCGTGTGGGCCTTGCCGTAAAAGGTGTTTCAGCAAAGGATATTTCACGAGGTGATATTATTACATCTTCTGGTTTGGCAAAAATTGCCAACAATGAATTTCAGATCAAATTCATAAAGAATCAATTCTTTAAGGGAGACCTCTCTGAAACCCAGAATTACATGATATGTGTGGGCCTTCAAATTCGTACCGTAAAAATAAAACAGATAGCAGACACAAACTTGAATATTACATTTGAAAAACCACTTGCATATATCAAAAATGAAAAATGTGTCCTGTTTAGACCCGATTCAAAAGGAATGAGAATTATGGGATATGGAATTATGGAATAA